TTCCCAAGACGATGGACAACGACGTGCCTGGCACCGATTACTGCATCGGTTTCAGCACCTGCGTCACCCGCACGATTGCGATGACCAACATCCTGCGTACTTCGGCCGGCTCGCATGAGCGTTTTCTGGTCATGGAAGTGTTTGGCCGCTATGCCGGGTTCACGGCCATGCTGCCAACCATGGCCGGCGTCGCCAATCGCTGTGTGATCCCGGAGTACAGATTCAATGTGGAGCATCTAACTGAATTGCTCGTGGCCGATCGTTTCAAGAACCCCAGCAAGTATTCTGTGGTGCTGGTTTCCGAAGGCGCCATGTTCGAGGGCGGCGAGATGATTTTTCACAACGCGGAGAAGGACGCGTATGGTCATGCCAAACTGGGCGGCATCGGCGACGTGGTTTCGGAAAAGCTCAAGGAGACCTCGGCCAAATTCAACAACGGCAAGAAGATCGAATGTATCAACCAGAAGCTGGGCTACCTGGTGCGCGGCGGCGACCCCGACGCCATTGACTCGGTGGTGCCGATGGCCTACGGCAACCTGGCGTTGGACTTGATCCTGCAAAACTTGCATGGCCGGCTGGTGGTACTGAAGAACGGACGCTACGATCACGTGCCGCTGGACGTTGTGACCAGCACCAAGAAGGTGGTGGATGTCGGGCGCTTCTACAACACCGAGCGCCTACGCCCTCACTACAAGAGCTTCGAGATGAAGCCGCTCTTCATCATGACCAGCAGCGATTTATAACATGACCAGCAGCGATTTATAACATGACCAGCAGCGATTTATAACGGTCCTCACATGAGACTTCCGAAGTCATCAAGGC
This genomic window from Candidatus Amarolinea dominans contains:
- a CDS encoding 6-phosphofructokinase, encoding MANINKIKGVIGILTGGGDVPGLNPAIRAVTIRALREGYKVVGIRHGWAGAIDIMRDDKADNSDNFQWLTEEVVNRAGRTGGTFLHSSRTRPSTVSRKSVPAHLQEQYQADTNDLTPEVLKNLAWLGVDYMIPIGGDDTLSYGVRLAQEGFKVVAIPKTMDNDVPGTDYCIGFSTCVTRTIAMTNILRTSAGSHERFLVMEVFGRYAGFTAMLPTMAGVANRCVIPEYRFNVEHLTELLVADRFKNPSKYSVVLVSEGAMFEGGEMIFHNAEKDAYGHAKLGGIGDVVSEKLKETSAKFNNGKKIECINQKLGYLVRGGDPDAIDSVVPMAYGNLALDLILQNLHGRLVVLKNGRYDHVPLDVVTSTKKVVDVGRFYNTERLRPHYKSFEMKPLFIMTSSDL